Proteins encoded within one genomic window of Bombus vancouverensis nearcticus chromosome 4, iyBomVanc1_principal, whole genome shotgun sequence:
- the LOC117160897 gene encoding uncharacterized protein LOC117160897 isoform X2, protein MPRKENTKAKTWERDRRKRMNAYFKTLADLLPPHQEGRKRNKVDILIHASKYIKDLHSRTEELFSAHASEAHKEELARLKKLVTQLFSRTQLLSTLLRDAGISVPAEPALEKISPLKWSNKINVEDAEKYFSKTEEVTNNKVKNSECKREKSAELKVPSKRKSVTSSHSSSKKSIENSDISKDVNSCSLENQENQVNSANSNDDNSEATSNASDTRSKEPECCQTNTSCDIAVNCPVNSKTNDALQKVESQKKVKRKSKKKEEKKSLTQCINNSVTSLTPNTLILSGGKLMPLVTPMTSNIIVNTQQQPANPIILGNSQQNQMIVMQPLTNRVQNPVVSICNQAVINTVQKVTLNTVPSIHTKMVVDSQNWTSNVKNIINATKIGGHKGILPKGKEITETTMTYKVPIPAVHKEKAEKYKEHGSKKEMEVRLKANKSHSKSSKNQQPTETVEEKNEKEKVTKNIEDANSVQKTVLKRSASTEAGCVDEPSDKKRKTDENREHNSASTVSIPKSDFAVTCKSIESLKHVIEKIGEETNEEQDKSNSLNDSEENTETNVECSVLLSTSGTNQEDISDSSKSAEVLTADSIHCKTKGCRDASVSHTTSPVTFSDEHLKSSNENVSVSPETDFNITINSTLEKSSNNISCSDSKSTLTEVAKTVENPVAKKMKDVCNLDTEFDNLLQVAPKEPEVVEGTTTNLESNKIILNLDTNTTTTLKPETSTAVQTPDITTPSSSLLPVNIVEDESKIAKTSKDEVSKSSLSYNTENTFVPIGNRADGLHSDLSNDIFASLQVPSSSHNPESISPTAAFLMAFPLVSSLNGKTEVLEEEMKEDFKYHSQTPPMLLQIGAMEPNSFKLKAASPPHSTVEKRLKETCEEKKTINPPVSETVSPNMMVECTTTAKALPKVINDEPLREPYKIVVEKSTTSSSFSNATMYSISNASGTTSVINTSETGENCQNQLTTNLRNAITNTTNENVAVSQINTVSISNKSDPTNCPVQASTCDTNVRYSTSQDFLSSYSTIVENNLTTLQQNANSCTSSAIQETNASGLTQNVVPDVSQAPPLVSHLTNTNTTTNTSSLPLQTLQMEYTSHMKDKESHSSRVAYGVHGKDPLVDSNIVTNNRLNYTGHIDRVLPTPSQNIQQEYSMRSKEATLPILPSQPMQTVYESQPKDSHVLTTQQNVHQNYTSVHEKDHIIQNSHNDYTIDQNKNLPRKDSYSTGSSNATTSNRNPSYPSKDSISNSSEDHFQRSYTKINKESDSSGTNVVNQDQKLNDVLRSKAQEPQGHRRDTNYNSSKKMDVDPFAQTFSYGVKESMSTQAEQSVLNQNTDNIYQSKRDETQNYSTYSNKDTKKINTSSSNNISNKPLIQNTPVTRYSQQPTSFVATSNYEQSTVTENHAKSTTTVAHNSSNFSILSWTTFSPVGGGNNNNLVQFEQGPSQTDNTEAKTICENYSYVPLHKENPNFSNVLTNDVFSVNSTMANMDKSRMKSGMETQKQSFVDPSKTRNIQTNVPPSSKQNRMQNQTSSNNNDYNKFSTENKNKSKYGMESEYIQNEYSGMEQQSQQQQPHGPKNHQSMAAKQDKTIYPMSNYDSQVNFDLSEVSAQMKYPVETYTSSNFKYPDKSQQQSQNKYQPLVQGQVPSLQHDSGTYNNDGKHGQQQSTTKSKGNQQQHAIRAPVNWMMTPEIKHNANIADIILPPIGKELEFCQNNLFAQTPSYNQGTANQFYNNYDVAAHSFSNLPVLQSEPKRTSEVFYSEEQPFPWSPTKTSIHVEQAQPVKGIDQHIVPSSLPTLVGDLDLGTNIPEKQNFLFGQVPSRVPSDQSKDSIKDKEGNVVGRDFHTVLNNQTVQHPTAGSSFLSVSQLVEHEKAEKSHQQHHQQHHHHHHHHHHHAHQHQQQQQQQQARKHQRKSNTSPRGNSKRQLDIRKQGSGNDQLHQRHEEQKSSGHTFPEQGYQQQQQQQQQKYQQNNVHWRNRNCKSNYTAEALIGTNSSVHDTNQDKHASIKFSTNYSQNKFQTSLPTADAVMPLNYFSNADDGSGYGQMVNQNFNSYTYSSNANIYPTSNFITSISNTPTSYMMPLHDNTDYMETNAFLLSNVTVTSTTTSSSSSTVTTSTSNVNTNVKNHQHYGKQQNCDKRPYPTNAKKAKRKALDGTMQNLEFPLSGINSPLEDYHHSTTFLPPPPPPHASPLYQNHTQTNVYTKAVNGLPPPPPVAGPQGVPAVATAGFPMNPNMPRGGIVAGNHMTMSHHPSGTSLTNFNLSTIFPEMNDKITGYKPPNGIPPGLSQPPNQSATYAQRTNYTTNPLCHLPQVSEESQFGNSVPPPPPPPPPGVIHYKNV, encoded by the exons ATGCCTCGAAAAGAGAACAC CAAAGCGAAAACATGGGAGCGAGACAGAAGAAAACGTATGAACGCTTACTTCAAAACTCTGGCAGACCTTTTGCCCCCGCATCAGGAGGGTCGCAAACGCAACAAGGTCGACATCCTGATTCACGCATCGAAGTATATCAAAGACCTCCATAGCCGTACAGAGGAGTTGTTTTCTGCTCATGCTTCTGAAGCGCATA AGGAGGAATTGGCTCGTCTGAAAAAACTTGTAACTCAGCTTTTCTCTCGTACTCAACTATTATCTACTCTTCTACGAGATGCTGGTATCTCTGTGCCAGCAGAACCAGCCCTTGAAAAGATATCTCCCCTGAAATGGtcgaataaaattaatgtagaggATGCAGAAAAGTATTTCAGCAAAACGGAAGAAGTTACGAATAATAAAG TGAAGAATTCTGAATGCAAAAGGGAGAAGTCTGCAGAACTCAAAGTGCCTTCTAAGAGAAAATCAGTTACTTCTTCTCATTCGTCTAGTAAAAAATCAATCGAAAATAGCGATATTTCTAAGGATGTGAATAGTTGTTCCTTAGAGAATCAAGAGAATCAAGTAAATTCTGCAAACAGCAATGATGATAATTCAGAGGCTACAAGTAATGCATCAGATACAAGATCCAAAGAACCAGAATGTTGTCAAACGAACACAA GTTGTGACATAGCAGTCAATTGTCCAGTAAATAGCAAAACTAATGATG CATTGCaaaaagtagaatctcaaaaaaaggtaaaaaggaaatcgaagaAAAAGGAGGAGAAAAAATCATTGACGCAGTGTATAAATAATTCCGTGACTAGTTTGACCCCAAATACCCTCATATTATCTGGTGGTAAATTAATGCCCTTGGTAACTCCAATGACGTCGAACATAATTGTAAATACTCAGCAACAACCAGCGAATCCCATAATCCTCGGTAACAGTCAGCAAAATCAGATGATTGTGATGCAACCTTTGACAAATCGTGTACAAAACCCGGTTGTTTCCATTTGCAATCAAGCTGTAATTAATACGGTTCAGAAAGTTACGCTCAATACGGTCCCTAGTATTCACACGAAAATGGTAGTGGATTCACAAAATTGGACATCCAATGTGAAGAACATAATCAATGCAACAAAGATAGGTGGCCACAAAGGCATTTTGCCTAAGGGTAAGGAGATTACGGAAACAACGATGACATATAAAGTTCCTATTCCGGCGGTTCATAAGGAAAAagcagaaaaatataaagaacaTGGATCTAAGAAGGAGATGGAAGTTAGACTGAAGGCCAACAAAAGTCACAGTAAGAGTTCTAAAAATCAACAGCCTACAGAAACCGTTgaagaaaagaatgaaaaagagaAAGTCACAAAAAATATTGAAGACGCAAATTCTGTGCAGAAAACTGTACTTAAACGTTCTGCAAGCACAGAAGCTGGATGTGTGGATGAACCTAGTGATAAAAAACGAAAAACGGATGAAAACCGTGAACACAACTCAGCGAGTACGGTATCTATACCGAAGTCGGATTTTGCTGTCACTTGTAAATCTATTGAAAGTTTGAAACATGTTATAGAAAAGATAGGTGAAGAAACGAATGAAGAACAAGATAAAAGTAATTCCCTGAATGATTCTGAAGAAAATACAGAAACGAACGTAGAATGTTCCGTTTTGTTAAGTACCAGTGGTACTAACCAGGAGGATATTTCTGACTCTTCAAAATCAGCGGAGGTTCTGACAGCGGATAGCATCCATTGTAAGACAAAAGGATGTCGAGATGCATCAGTTTCGCATACAACATCCCCAGTCACTTTCTCGGATGAACACTTAAAATCTTCCAATGAAAATGTTTCAGTTTCACCTGAAACTGATTTTAACATTACCATAAACAGTACACTGGAAAAGTCAAGCAACAATATCAGTTGCTCTGATTCTAAATCAACTTTGACAGAAGTAGCAAAAACGGTTGAAAATCCTGTGGCTAAAAAGATGAAAGATGTTTGTAATCTTGATACAGAATTTGACAACCTCTTACAGGTGGCACCAAAAGAGCCAGAGGTTGTTGAGGGAACGACAACTAATttagaaagtaataaaattattttaaatctaGATACAAATACCACAACAACTTTGAAACCAGAAACAAGTACTGCAGTTCAAACTCCAGATATCACAACGCCGTCATCGTCATTGCTTCCGGTTAATATAGTGGAGGACGAATCCAAGATAGCAAAAACATCAAAGGATGAAGTATCAAAATCGTCACTATCATATAACACGGAGAATACTTTTGTACCTATTGGTAATAGAGCCGATGGTCTTCATTCTGATCTTTCAAATGATATATTTGCATCTCTTCAAGTTCCTTCCAGCTCTCACAATCCAGAATCTATATCTCCTACAGCAGCATTTTTAATGGCTTTCCCATTAGTGTCTTCGCTAAATGGTAAAACAGAAGTCTTAGAGGAGGAAATGAAAGAGGATTTCAAATATCATAGTCAAACGCCACCCATGCTTCTACAGATCGGGGCAATGGAACCTAATAGTTTTAAGCTAAAGGCAGCATCACCACCTCATTCCACCGTAGAAAAACGTCTAAAAGAAACATGCGAAGAAAAAAAGACTATAAATCCTCCCGTGAGCGAGACAGTGTCACCAAACATGATGGTGGAATGTACTACAACTGCGAAAGCCTTGCCCAAAGTTATAAACGACGAACCTCTCAGGGAACCTTATAAAATTGTTGTAGAAAAGTCTACAACTTCTAGTTCTTTCTCCAATGCGACTATGTATTCTATTTCAAATGCTTCAGGTACTACTTCAGTTATCAATACTTCAGAAACGGGAGAAAATTGTCAGAACCAACTCACAACAAATTTGAGAAATGCAATCACAAATACTACTAATGAAAATGTTGCTGTTTCTCAGATTAATACAGTCtctatttcaaataaatcagATCCAACTAATTGTCCTGTACAGGCATCAACCTGTGACACTAATGTTCGATATAGCACTTCTCAGGATTTTTTATCGAGTTACTCGACGATCGTTGAGAACAATTTGACCACTTTGCAACAGAATGCAAATTCTTGTACCAGTTCGGCAATTCAAGAAACGAATGCATCTGGTTTGACTCAAAATGTCGTTCCAGATGTGTCGCAGGCACCACCTCTAGTTTCACATTTGACTAATACTAACACAACAACAAATACTTCGTCCCTGCCTTTACAAACATTGCAAATGGAATATACTTCTCATATGAAGGATAAAGAATCTCACAGTTCCCGTGTTGCTTACGGAGTTCATGGCAAGGATCCTCTAGTAGATTCTAACATAGTTACCAATAATCGTTTGAACTATACTGGCCATATAGACAGAGTTCTTCCCACTCCTTCTCAGAATATCCAGCAAGAGTATTCAATGCGATCTAAAGAAGCGACTCTACCAATTCTCCCTTCACAACCCATGCAGACTGTCTATGAATCACAACCTAAAGATAGTCACGTTCTAACTACTCAACAAAATGTTCATCAGAATTACACTTCAGTTCATGAGAAAGATCATATTATTCAGAACTCTCACAATGATTACACCATTGATCAGAATAAAAATCTGCCTCGAAAGGATTCGTATTCGACAGGGAGTAGTAACGCAACCACGTCGAACAGGAATCCGAGTTACCCTTCGAAAGATTCGATATCAAACTCATCCGAGGATCATTTCCAACGCAGTTATACGAAGATAAACAAGGAGTCTGATTCTTCGGGCACCAATGTCGTGAATCAGGATCAAAAATTGAACGATGTTTTGAGATCAAAAGCTCAGGAACCACAAGGTCATAGACGTGATACTAATTATAATTCTTCAAAAAAGATGGATGTCGATCCGTTTGCTCAAACATTTTCCTATGGAGTGAAAGAATCTATGAGCACCCAGGCCGAGCAGAGTGTTTTGAATCAGAACACCGACAATATATATCAAAGTAAAAGGGACGAGACTCAAAATTATTCTACTTATTCTAACAAAGATACAAAGAAGATCAACACTAGTTCTTCTAATAATATAAGCAACAAACCTCTCATTCAGAATACTCCTGTTACACGTTACTCGCAACAACCGACGTCGTTCGTGGCTACGTCCAACTATGAGCAGAGTACGGTTACTGAAAATCATGCAAAGTCAACAACCACCGTTGCTCATAATTCCTCCAATTTCAGCATTTTGTCTTGGACGACTTTTTCTCCTGTAGGCGGAgggaataataataatctggTACAATTTGAGCAGGGACCAAGTCAAACTGATAATACCGAGGCAAAAACGATATGTGAGAATTATAGTTATGTTCCCCTCCATAAAGAAAATCCAAATTTCTCCAACGTGTTGACGAACGATGTTTTTTCTGTGAATTCTACTATGGCTAATATGGACAAATCAAGAATGAAATCGGGAATGGAAACACAAAAACAGTCCTTTGTGGATCCTTCTAAAACCAGGAATATTCAGACCAATGTTCCACCATCTAGTAAGCAAAATCGTATGCAGAATCAAACTTCTTCCAACAACAATGATTACAACAAATTTAGCACGGAAAACAAAAACAAGTCTAAGTATGGAATGGAATCAGAGTATATTCAAAACGAATATTCCGGTATGGAGCAACAATCACAACAGCAACAGCCACATGGACCAAAGAATCATCAATCTATGGCAGCGAAGCAGGACAAGACAATCTATCCAATGTCTAACTATGACTCTCAAGTAAACTTTGATTTGTCCGAAGTTAGCGCGCAAATGAAGTACCCTGTTGAGACTTATACAAGTTCGAATTTCAAATATCCTGACAAATCTCAGCAGCAAAGTCAAAATAAATATCAACCTTTGGTCCAAGGACAGGTCCCATCTCTTCAACATGACAGCGGTACTTACAATAACGATGGGAAACATGGACAGCAACAAAGTACAACAAAGTCGAAAGGAAACCAGCAACAACACGCAATTAGAGCGCCTGTAAATTGGATGATGACCCCAGAGATTAAACATAATGCCAATATTGCCGATATTATTTTACCACCTATTGGAAAGGAGCTAGAATTTTGTCAGAACAATCTGTTTGCTCAAACACCATCCTACAATCAAGGAACAGCGAatcaattttataacaattacGATGTCGCAGCTCATAGTTTTTCTAATTTACCGGTCTTGCAGAGCGAGCCAAAAAGAACCTCAGAAGTGTTCTATTCCGAGGAACAACCATTCCCCTGGTCTCCCACGAAAACAAGCATTCATGTTGAACAAGCTCAACCAGTCAAGGGTATAGATCAGCATATCGTACCCTCCAGTCTTCCAACGTTGGTCGGTGATCTAGATTTAGGTACCAATATACCCGAGAAGCAGAATTTCTTATTTGGGCAAGTACCTTCGAGAGTACCTTCTGATCAGAGTAAAGATTCCATCAAGGATAAAGAAGGAAATGTTGTGGGACGTGATTTTCATACTGTGTTGAATAATCAGACGGTCCAGCATCCAACAGCTGGATCCTCTTTCCTTTCAGTGAGTCAATTGGTGGAACACGAGAAAGCTGAAAAATCTCATCAGCAACACCATCAACAGCACCATcaccaccatcaccaccatcatcatcatgCTCATCAGcatcaacaacaacaacaacaacaacaggcGAGGAAGCATCAAAGGAAAAGCAATACTAGTCCTAGAGGAAACAGTAAAAGGCAGTTGGATATCCGCAAACAAGGATCAGGTAATGATCAACTACATCAAAGACACGAGGAGCAAAAATCGTCCGGGCACACCTTTCCTGAACAAGGATaccaacagcaacagcagcaacaacagcaaaaGTATCAACAGAATAACGTTCATTGGAGGAACAGGAATTGTAAGAGCAATTACACAGCCGAGGCACTGATAGGGACTAATAGTAGCGTACATGACACAAACCAAGACAAACATGCTTCGATTAAGTTCTCCACAAATTATTCGCAGAACAAGTTTCAAACAAGCCTGCCCACTGCGGATGCAGTCATGCCCCTTAATTATTTCTCAAATGCGGATGATGGAAGTGGTTATGGGCAAATGGTGAACCAGAACTTTAATTCGTATACATACTCTTCTAACGCTAATATTTATCCCACTTCGAATTTTATAACCAGTATATCAAACACACCTACCAGTTACATGATGCCATTGCACGATAACACTGACTATATGGAAACAAATGCCTTCTTGTTGTCAAATGTGACTGTTACCTCAACTACCACCTCTTCATCCTCGTCTACCGTGACAACCTCGACTTCAAACGTGAATACGAACGTAAAGAACCATCAACACTATGGAAAGCAGCAAAATTGTGATAAAAGGCCATATCCTACGAACGCAAAGAAAGCAAAAAGAAAAGCTCTCGATGGAACCATGCAAAACTTAGAGTTTCCTTTGTCTGGTATCAATTCACCCCTAGAGGATTATCATCACTCTACTACATTTttaccgccgccaccgccgccacaCGCTAGCCCTCTTTATCAGAATCACACACAGACAAATGTATATACCAAAGCGGTAAATGGTCTACCACCGCCACCACCTGTGGCTGGTCCTCAGGGTGTACCTGCAGTAGCAACAGCTGGGTTTCCAATGAATCCAAACATGCCAAGAGGAGGCATCGTTGCCGGCAATCATATGACTATGAGCCATCATCCTTCTGGCACGAGTTTAACCAACTTCAATTTAAGTACCATTTTCCCAGAGATGAATGACAAA ATCACTGGATATAAACCACCAAACGGTATACCACCTGGCTTGTCGCAGCCGCCAAATCAGTCTGCAACTTATGCACAGAGGACTAATTATACAACGAATCCTCTCTGCCATTTACCACAG GTGTCGGAAGAAAGTCAATTTGGTAATAGcgttcctcctcctcctcctccacctcctcctgGAGTGATTCATTACAAGAATGTATGA